One Triticum dicoccoides isolate Atlit2015 ecotype Zavitan chromosome 4B, WEW_v2.0, whole genome shotgun sequence genomic window carries:
- the LOC119290888 gene encoding 50S ribosomal protein L4, chloroplastic-like: MPVSSVASPLLLSLSASSSSFLSSPSSVSFLPSPSSSSFPHASVRGRPSASILRALRAEATTLPVINFTGEKVGEVALDIKAAPPSTARAVVHRALITDRQNARRGTASTLTRGEVRGGGRKPYGQKKTGKARRGSVRTPLRPGGGVIFGPKPRDWTIKINRKEKRLAISTALASAAVANDSFVVQEFDEEFATGPRTRDFVAALQRWGLDPREKAMFFSTELDNNVRLSGRNIGTLKMLTPRTLNLYDILDARKHFFTPAAIDYLNSRYGTTGFDEYEGDDGEDDGEEEGVEEQEEGEEITEEAAQDETGEAEADSTS; this comes from the coding sequence ATGCCGGTCTCCTCCGTGGCCTCGCCCCTCCTGCTCTCGctctccgcctcttcctcctccttcctctcctcGCCCTCCTCGGTCTCcttcctcccctccccctcctcgtccTCCTTCCCGCACGCCTCCGTCAGGGGGAGGCCGTCCGCCTCCATCCTCCGCGCGCTGCGGGCCGAGGCCACCACCCTCCCGGTCATCAACTTCACCGGGGAGAAGGTCGGGGAGGTCGCCCTGGACATCAAGGCCGCGCCGCCCTCCACCGCGCGCGCTGTCGTGCACCGCGCCCTCATCACCGACCGCCAGAACGCGCGCCGGGGCACGGCCTCCACCCTTACCCGCGGGGAGGTTCGGGGCGGCGGGAGGAAGCCCTACGGCCAGAAGAAGACCGGGAAGGCGCGGCGCGGGTCGGTCCGTACGCCGCTCCGCCCCGGCGGTGGAGTCATCTTCGGCCCCAAGCCCCGGGACTGGACCATCAAGATCAACCGCAAGGAGAAGCGCCTCGCTATCTCCACCGCGCTCGCCAGCGCCGCCGTCGCCAACGACTCCTTCGTCGTGCAGGAGTTCGACGAGGAGTTCGCGACGGGGCCCCGGACCAGGGACTTCGTGGCCGCGCTTCAGCGGTGGGGGCTCGACCCCAGGGAGAAGGCCATGTTCTTCTCCACGGAGCTTGATAATAATGTGCGGCTGAGCGGCAGGAACATTGGCACCCTCAAGATGCTAACTCCCAGGACGCTCAACCTGTACGACATCCTCGACGCCCGCAAGCATTTCTTCACCCCGGCCGCCATTGATTACCTCAACTCGAGGTACGGTACCACCGGTTTTGATGAATATGAGGGCGATGATGGCGAGGACGACGGTGAAGAGGAAGGGGTGGAGGagcaagaggagggagaagaaatCACAGAGGAAGCTGCCCAAG
- the LOC119290887 gene encoding peroxisomal nicotinamide adenine dinucleotide carrier-like produces MSDALINGLAGAGGGIVAQLLTYPLQTVNARQQTERDPSKSAFKDGAVRQLCLVVQNEGWERLYGGLAPSLVGTAASQGVYYFFYQIFRSRAEAASLRRSIRGIGDGSVGMFQSLTVAALSGCVNVLLTNPIWVVVTRMQTHRKANKQQGPQDQGLTSALDKALQPAPVENVPHKTINVIQDLYKEAGAFGFWKGVIPALIMVSNPAIQFMLYETLLKKLKKRRASNFKGAQGLTAIEVFLLGAVAKLGATLVTYPLLVVKARLQAKQMIDDDKRHRYKGTFDAITKMMHYEGLSGLYKGMGTKIVQSVFASALLFMIKEELVKGARFLVTGDTSLVKKLPSKPSR; encoded by the exons GTGAACGCGCGGCAGCAGACGGAGCGGGACCCCTCCAAGTCGGCGTTCAAGGACGGCGCCGTCCGCCAGTTGTGcctg GTGGTGCAGAACGAGGGGTGGGAGCGACTCTACGGCGGCCTGGCGCCCTCGCTCGTCGGCACCGCGGCCTCTCAG GGTGTCTACTACTTCTTCTACCAAATATTCCGGAGCAGGGCGGAGGCAGCATCCCTTCGGCGATCCATTAGAGGAATTGGGGATGGATCCGTCGGGATGTTCCAATCACTCACTGTCGCTGCACTTTCTGG ATGCGTTAATGTACTTCTCACGAACCCAATTTGGGTTGTTGTCACACGAATGCAA ACTCACAGAAAGGCAAACAAACAGCAAGGCCCTCAGGATCAGGGTTTGACATCTGCTCTTGATAAGGCTCTACAACCTGCCCCAGTGGAAAATGTCCCTCATAAAACTATCAATGTT ATTCAGGATCTTTACAAGGAAGCTGGAGCGTTTGGCTTCTGGAAAGGGGTTATTCCAGCTCTTATTATG GTCAGCAATCCCGCAATTCAGTTCATGCTGTATGAGACTCTTcttaagaagctgaagaagagacgTGCCTCTAATTTTAAAGGGGCTCAAGGACTGACTGCTATTGAA GTTTTTCTTCTCGGAGCTGTTGCAAAACTGGGTGCAACTCTTGTTACATATCCTCTTCTAGTTGTGAAG GCAAGACTTCAGGCGAAGCAGATGATTGATGATGACAAGAGGCATCGCTACAAAG GCACATTTGATGCAATCACAAAAATGATGCATTATGAAGGCTTATCAGGGCTTTATAAAGGAATGGGCACAAAAATTGTACAGAGTGTTTTTGCTTCTGCTCTCCTTTTTATGATCAAGGAGGAGCTGGTGAAAGGTGCTCGATTCTTGGTAACCGGTGACACCAGCCTGGTAAAGAAGTTGCCTTCAAAGCCCTCAAGATGA